A window of Chaetodon auriga isolate fChaAug3 chromosome 2, fChaAug3.hap1, whole genome shotgun sequence contains these coding sequences:
- the elk4 gene encoding ETS domain-containing protein Elk-4 isoform X1, whose protein sequence is MNQECFVRDMDNSVTLWQFLLQLLLDPSNEQLICWTNEEGEFKLLQAEEVARLWGARKNKPNMNYDKLSRALRYYYDKNIIKKVNGQKFVYRFVSYPDILKGDVGTRTEGGDVGAGGIPPLSKRGDSTLQEGESGDRSKIAGSTAALGSSTKQSNRNDYIHSGLYTSFTLNSLQNGRQLFKSIKIENPAEKMADKRVLIATGQSQEQLPQQPTGLPTVIKFGNTPPKPAPAPPPQVDLEPALMSNDLDPLQAPPQRAEDISTHSSLPPQSIYSFEHIRPSEAAFSLPDLTSASPSPSLVPDSSQELVIDSDMESGSSQPSVAQAPEPIDAQSQEKVDSGIGLSGDETSLVDAETSSSSVSSSTTVSTQSSGKTRKPPKVLQISPPTLLVTASDFSPMNLCSPSLPTASLTPAMLQTPTLLLTPSPLLSNIHFWSTLSPVAPLSPATRRQGAHLFQFPSVLTPQFQIPVHSLDGTNTPGPISPDPQKT, encoded by the exons tgaGAGACATGGACAACTCTGTCACCCTGTGGCAgttccttctccagctcctaTTGGATCCCAGTAATGAGCAGCTGATCTGCTGGACCAATGAAGAAGGGGAGTTTAAACTGCTACAGGCAGAGGAGGTGGCCCGGCTGTGGGGAGCCCGTAAGAACAAGCCCAACATGAACTACGACAAACTCAGCAGGGCTCTCAGATACTACTACGACAAG AACATCATTAAGAAGGTGAATGGTCAGAAGTTTGTCTATCGCTTTGTGTCCTATCCCGACATCCTGAAAGGAGATGTTGGTACCCGGACAGAGGGTGGGGATGTGGGTGCTGGGGGCATCCCTCCCCTATCAAAGAGGGGAGACAGCACCCTACAGGAGGGTGAGTCTGGTGACCGCAGCAAGATAGCAGGTAGTACAGCAGCTCTGGGCTCTAGTACCAAGCAGTCAAACCGTAACGACTACATCCACTCCGGCCTGTACACCTCCTTTACCCTCAACTCATTGCAAAATGGACGCCAGCTCTTCAAGTCCATCAAAATAGAGAACCCAGCAGAGAAGATGGCTGACAAGAGAGTTCTCATTGCCACAGGCCAAAGCCAGGAGCAGTTGCCTCAGCAGCCAACTGGTTTGCCAACCGTCATCAAGTTTGGAAATACCCCTCCAAAGCCAGCACCAGCGCCACCTCCTCAGGTTGACCTAGAGCCAGCCTTGATGTCCAACGACTTGGATCCTCTGCAAGCTCCACCCCAGAGGGCCGAAGACATCAGCACACACTCCTCCCTGCCGCCCCAGTCCATCTACTCATTTGAACACATCCGCCCATCGGAAGCAGCGTTCAGCCTACCAGACCTGACCTCAGCCAGCCCGTCCCCGAGCCTGGTGCCTGACTCCTCCCAGGAGCTGGTGATAGACAGTGACATGGAGTCGGGATCTTCTCAGCCCTCGGTTGCTCAAGCACCGGAGCCCATAGACGCTCAGTCTCAGGAGAAG GTGGACAGTGGCATTGGTTTGTCAGGAGATGAGACCAGCTTGGTGGACGCTGAAACCAGTTCATcctcagtgagcagcagcaccacagtcAGCACTCAGAGCTCAGGAAAGACACGCAAGCCACCGAAAGTTCTGCAGATCAGCCCACCGACTCTGCTGGTCACAGCCTCTGACTTCTCCCCCATGAACCTCTGCAGCCCCTCTCTACCAACTGCCTCTCTCACACCAGCAATGCTACAG actccCACTCTGTTACTGACTCCCAGTCCTCTGCTGTCTAACATCCACTTTTGGAGCACGCTCAGTCCGGTCGCTCCGCTCAGCCCAGCCACACGCCGCCAGGGAGCCCACCTGTTCCAA TTTCCGTCTGTCCTCACCCCTCAGTTCCAGATCCCTGTACACAGTTTGGATGGGACCAACACGCCTGGCCCCATTTCTCCGGACCCTCAGAAGACATAG
- the elk4 gene encoding ETS domain-containing protein Elk-4 isoform X2: protein MDNSVTLWQFLLQLLLDPSNEQLICWTNEEGEFKLLQAEEVARLWGARKNKPNMNYDKLSRALRYYYDKNIIKKVNGQKFVYRFVSYPDILKGDVGTRTEGGDVGAGGIPPLSKRGDSTLQEGESGDRSKIAGSTAALGSSTKQSNRNDYIHSGLYTSFTLNSLQNGRQLFKSIKIENPAEKMADKRVLIATGQSQEQLPQQPTGLPTVIKFGNTPPKPAPAPPPQVDLEPALMSNDLDPLQAPPQRAEDISTHSSLPPQSIYSFEHIRPSEAAFSLPDLTSASPSPSLVPDSSQELVIDSDMESGSSQPSVAQAPEPIDAQSQEKVDSGIGLSGDETSLVDAETSSSSVSSSTTVSTQSSGKTRKPPKVLQISPPTLLVTASDFSPMNLCSPSLPTASLTPAMLQTPTLLLTPSPLLSNIHFWSTLSPVAPLSPATRRQGAHLFQFPSVLTPQFQIPVHSLDGTNTPGPISPDPQKT, encoded by the exons ATGGACAACTCTGTCACCCTGTGGCAgttccttctccagctcctaTTGGATCCCAGTAATGAGCAGCTGATCTGCTGGACCAATGAAGAAGGGGAGTTTAAACTGCTACAGGCAGAGGAGGTGGCCCGGCTGTGGGGAGCCCGTAAGAACAAGCCCAACATGAACTACGACAAACTCAGCAGGGCTCTCAGATACTACTACGACAAG AACATCATTAAGAAGGTGAATGGTCAGAAGTTTGTCTATCGCTTTGTGTCCTATCCCGACATCCTGAAAGGAGATGTTGGTACCCGGACAGAGGGTGGGGATGTGGGTGCTGGGGGCATCCCTCCCCTATCAAAGAGGGGAGACAGCACCCTACAGGAGGGTGAGTCTGGTGACCGCAGCAAGATAGCAGGTAGTACAGCAGCTCTGGGCTCTAGTACCAAGCAGTCAAACCGTAACGACTACATCCACTCCGGCCTGTACACCTCCTTTACCCTCAACTCATTGCAAAATGGACGCCAGCTCTTCAAGTCCATCAAAATAGAGAACCCAGCAGAGAAGATGGCTGACAAGAGAGTTCTCATTGCCACAGGCCAAAGCCAGGAGCAGTTGCCTCAGCAGCCAACTGGTTTGCCAACCGTCATCAAGTTTGGAAATACCCCTCCAAAGCCAGCACCAGCGCCACCTCCTCAGGTTGACCTAGAGCCAGCCTTGATGTCCAACGACTTGGATCCTCTGCAAGCTCCACCCCAGAGGGCCGAAGACATCAGCACACACTCCTCCCTGCCGCCCCAGTCCATCTACTCATTTGAACACATCCGCCCATCGGAAGCAGCGTTCAGCCTACCAGACCTGACCTCAGCCAGCCCGTCCCCGAGCCTGGTGCCTGACTCCTCCCAGGAGCTGGTGATAGACAGTGACATGGAGTCGGGATCTTCTCAGCCCTCGGTTGCTCAAGCACCGGAGCCCATAGACGCTCAGTCTCAGGAGAAG GTGGACAGTGGCATTGGTTTGTCAGGAGATGAGACCAGCTTGGTGGACGCTGAAACCAGTTCATcctcagtgagcagcagcaccacagtcAGCACTCAGAGCTCAGGAAAGACACGCAAGCCACCGAAAGTTCTGCAGATCAGCCCACCGACTCTGCTGGTCACAGCCTCTGACTTCTCCCCCATGAACCTCTGCAGCCCCTCTCTACCAACTGCCTCTCTCACACCAGCAATGCTACAG actccCACTCTGTTACTGACTCCCAGTCCTCTGCTGTCTAACATCCACTTTTGGAGCACGCTCAGTCCGGTCGCTCCGCTCAGCCCAGCCACACGCCGCCAGGGAGCCCACCTGTTCCAA TTTCCGTCTGTCCTCACCCCTCAGTTCCAGATCCCTGTACACAGTTTGGATGGGACCAACACGCCTGGCCCCATTTCTCCGGACCCTCAGAAGACATAG